DNA from Sorex araneus isolate mSorAra2 chromosome 6, mSorAra2.pri, whole genome shotgun sequence:
gggaggggggtgccatcccagagccccagagggcccctgagcaccgccgggcggAGACCGCCCCAGCCCGAGCCTCTCAGACCCCCCAGAAGCCGTGGAACCATTTCTCAAACCCACAGGCTAGTGCCTTGCCGGTCAcaggcccagcccagggccctcACAAGCAAAGAACTTTCTAGTTGGGGCCAGAGCCGTAGTCCAGTactcgggagtgattcctgaatgcagagccaggaggaaccctttgGCACAGCTGAAGAGTGGCCCCCCTGAAAAGAGTCCGccttccatcctttcctccctccttccttccctccctccctccctccctccctccttccttccttccttccttccttccttccttccttccttccttccttccttccttccttccttccttccttcttttgttcttccttccctcccccttccttccttccttccttccttccttccttccttccttccttccttccttccttccttccttcctccctccctccctcccttccttccttccttccttccttccttccttccttccttccttccttccttccatccttccttccatccttccttccctccttccttccttccttccatccttccttccatccttccttccctccttccttccttccttttgttcttccttccctccctcttccttccttcctcccttccttccatccttccctccttccttcttctgttacttcctttttctctttcttccatccttctttttttccatccttccttccatccttctttctttccttccttttgtccatccttccttccttccttccttctgtccttccatccttccttcttcacttccttccttccttctttccttcctttcgttcttctttccttccttctttccttcctttcatccttccttccttcttcccttccttctttccatcctttcctactttcctaccttccttccttccttccttcctcccttccgccCCTCCATCCTTCTTTTTtacaccgagtggtgctcaggctttaaGATCAGAGATCACCttggtgggccttgggggaccctacgcggtgccaggggttgaacccaggttgctcgTGTGCTGGCAAGCGCCCTGGAGAGATACCTGCTGTGTATCTCTCCAGGCAGAACTTATTTTCATATGTGCATTTTCATTGCACACCAGGGACACCAAAGGGGAAGAATTTGCAGACAGTTGACGACCTCATCCTGGTCACCCACATCCAGGTGCTTGCCTCATGCCTCAGAAAAGAATCTCTAGTCAGGACACATAGTGAGGGCGAGATTTCCATTCCCAGGGCAGAGAAACGGTGGCACACTCAGGGTGGAGAGCCGTGGCAGGAGATAGGACACAGAAAGACGCAGCCCAGGGGGACCTCGGCCACTCACACTGGAGGGGGTAGGGAAGTGCTCAGTGTCCGAGCGGAATCCTCGTGTGTCCGTGTGTCCCACTTGTGGAAGCAAGCAAggctctccctcaccctcccctccagcccccagtggcAGTTCTTCCAAATGAACTCCCGGCCAGGCACTGAATGTGTACTGTCTCAGGGGAAGGGAGCGGGCAGACGGGGTTTGATCTCCGGCCCTGCATAGACtctcctgggccccaccaggaatgggtcctgagcaccgctggctgtggcccacccCTGGACGGGATGTGGGGTCCATGCTGTGAGTGCCCACAGCGGCCCCCAGGCCACTGCCCGTCCTGCCCCCACTCGTCTTGCGGGTCAGCTTGGCTGGAAACCAGCGCTGGGCTCCTGGGGATGCCAGGTCGAGTTGCCTGTGTTCATACCTACCTGAGCTGTGCTAGGGAGAGAACCCAGATCTCATGCATGACCCCTGAGTCCCAGCCCATGATCCCCTGAGTTAGCGGATAACTTCATGTCTTCATCCTAACAGCAAATCCTTTACCTGGCTGCCCTTCAGGAGAGTCTTAGttagccctgattttttttttttttttggcgttttgggtcacacccggcaatgcctagtgatcactcctggctctgcactcgggaatcacccctggcagtgctcaggggaccatatgggatgctgggaatcaaacccaggttggccgagtgcaaggcaaacgccctccctgctgtgctattgctccagccccagccctgaatTTTCTTAAAGATGTTCTCTCTGGGGCCGAAGATAGGACAGCTGGCACGACTCTGGCCTTATCTGGAGGTTCTGTGACCCCGAGCCAGGCcagggtgagtcctgagcacagagcgctGAGcgccactggtgtggcccccacacaacaTTCTATTTCATTGTATTGcttatttaatactttattttattccttctctccctcctcttcctttgtAGCTGTCGTTATTGGTTGGTGTGTTTTGGAGAGCGGGGGGGGGTGCCGGCGTGCTCaaaggctgttcctggctctgtgctcaggagggtaCTGAGGGACTTGGCAGTTccgggactgaacctgggtcaaccaacgcagctgcatgccaggctcgTGCCTCATCTCCTggactatctatccagccctgcCTTCGACctcttattgttttgtttggggaccacacccagtgttacTTAGAAAttaattctgactctgcactcaggaatcactcctggcagagtacaggggaccatatagggtgccaggaatcaaacctgggtaaatCGCATGTGAAACAAGcttcctgtccactgtactatctctcggatccctgtttttttctcattttcggATTAGTGAGAGCTCCTTTTATGGTGCAGATGTCATACGATTCCtccaagtttatttttcattttcaaaattgtttgactaattatatatatttttatttatccacatacattttattctatcttattttggtttgggggtcacacagcagTGATCATGGTTTAttcctctgctcagggatcctcctggcagggcttgggggacccaatggggtgcCGGATTGAAATGATTCAGCCGTCTTAAGCCCTGTGATACCCCTCTGCCCTGAGGGGTCTCATTTGGGGGCTCTTCTTTGCTGTGTGACGGGCACTCTGGTAAGGTGGCTCCCATTTCTCATTAAACCACAAAGCGAGTTCCTGGGCAGGAGTGTGAAGCGTTTCCTGGGGCTGCGGCACAGCGTGGGCCTGGGGTCTGCAGTCACTGCGGGAGCCGGTGAGGCACAGAAGGGCCGGCAGAGGAGGCCCCTTCGCCACGGCCAGGGCTGGGACGCTGGGGTGTCAAGCAGTTGGGGCTctaggacgggggggggggggggggggggcggggcggagcctagaggggcggggaggcaggtACAGGACTTTGGGGGCGGGGCTCCAGAACGAGGGGCGGAGCGGAGCCTAGAGGGGCGGAATCCAGGGGAGGGACAGAGGTCAGGCCTCTAGGGGAGGGGCTCTGGAACGCGGGCGGGGCCcagaggggcggggcggccgagaagccgggggcggggctccaGGAGCGGGGCCTAGGGGGACTGGGAGTCTGCACTGGGGACGGGGCGGTGCCTAGAGGAGCGGGACGGCAGGTACAGGACTTTGGGGGCGGGGTTCCAGAACGCGGGGCGGGGCGTATGCACCAGAGGCGGAGCCTAGAAGTGTGGGGCGGCAGAGAAGCTGGGGCGGGACTCCAGGGGAGGGACGGGGCTCAGGTCtctgggggcggggctctggAACGCGGGCGGGGCCTagaggggcggggcggccgggaaACCGGGGGCGGGGCTCCAGGAACGGGgccgaggggggcggggcgggcgggaagCCGCGGGCGGGGCCCCGGAACGTGGGGCGGGGCGTCTGCACTGGGGGACGGGGCGGTGCCTAGAGGGGCGGGGCGGCAGAGAAACCGGGCGGGCCTTCGGGGGCGGGGCGTCTGCGCTGGGGGCGGGGTCGGGGCGGGGCTCCGGGACGTGGCCCGAAGGACTCGGAGGGGGCGCGACCTTAGCGCTGTTCCCGGTGCTGGGCGCCCTGGGCCATGGAGAACCGCAGCGGCCCGGGAGCCGAGGCCGGgccggcggaggcggcggcgctGGCGGGGGGCGTGCTGCTCATCGGCGCCGTGCTGGCCGGCAACTCGCTAGTGTGCGCGGGCGTGGCGGCCGCGCGCGCCCTGCAGACGCCCACCAACTACTTCGTCCTCAGCCTTGCGGCCGCCGACCTCCTACTGGCCCTCCTCGTGCTGCCGCTCTTCGTCTACTCGGAGGTGAGCGGACCTGCCCTCCACCCCGGCCCGCCCGCTCTGTCCTGCAGGCCAGCAGGGACCCCAGACACAGGTCACAGGCCCCCTCGCTGGGCCCGGGTCCCGGGGGACCCCGGCCACGGCACACTAGGAGCTGAGGCCGCAGACTGACTGGCCACGGGGGTGGCGGTATCGTTTCACTGTGGGGTGCGGGCTGGGGTGTGACCCACACCCCGCATAAGCTCAGGCCCTTGCATGGGTTCTGCAGGGTGTCTGCTCGCCAGGCTTGGGGAGGGGTCTTAAGGTGGAAGTGTGTCGGAGGGGCTGGCCGGAAGCGTCGGAACACAACACCTGCAGCAGCCTAATCTGCTAATCCCACGAGTAAGCAGGAGGGGATTTAGCGGGCCCAGGGCCTACGCGCTTgtcctccccacgcccccctgcGCCTCTTTGTCCTGGGACAGTGGTGTTTGCTCTCACTTTACCTGTGATGCGACACCCTGGGATGTGGGTGCGGGTCCCACCTGCTGCCTGAACCCCACCTCCTGGGAGCAGTTGTCATGGGCTCCCACCCCGTGCGtaccccaccccgcccgccggAGCAgcagtgcagcaggcagggcgcttgcctcacgTGCAGACCAGGTTCCATcggcaccccacggggtccccagcGCCCCGCCagcagtaagccccgagcacagccggctgtggccccaaaaacaaaaaagtgagggTCAGGTCAGAGAGCGGGCCCGGGTGCCGGGGCTAATGTCCACGGCCTTCTGCGGCCCCTCCAGGTCCAGGGGGGCGTGTGGTTGTGGAGCCCCCGCCTCTGCGACGCCCTTATGGCCATGGACGTTCTGCTGTGCACCGCCTCCATCTTCAACCTGTGCGCCATCAGCGTGGACAggtgggccccgccccgccctcctccGCGCGGACAccccacgcccctaacctgtcGCGCTCCGTCCCGCAGGTTCGTGGCCGTGGCGCTGCCCCTGCGCTACAGccagcggggcggggccgcgcggccACTGCTGCTCATCGGCGCCACGTGGCTGCTGGCCGCGGCGGTGGCCGCGCCGGTGCTCTGCGGCCTCAACGACGTGCGCGGCCGCGACCCCGCCGTGTGCCGCCTGGAGGACCGCGCCTACGTGGTCTTCTCGTCCGTGTGCTCCTTCTTCCTGCCCTGCCCGCTCATGCTGCTGCTCTACTGGGCCACATTCCGGGGGCTGCGGCGCCGCGAGGTCACGCGCCGCACCAAGCTgcggggccccgcgccccgcgcccccgacTGCGCatcgcccccgccgcccgcccgcgcggaGCGGCGCGCCGGCATCCCGGGCCGGGAGCGCAAGGCCATGAGGGTCCTGCCCGTGGTGGTCGGTGGgtcgcgggccgggcggggcggcggggtggggggcgggggcaggggggtgcgCAGGGGCTCACGCGCGCCGCCCGCAGgcgccttcctgctgtgctggaCGCCCTTCTTCGTGGTGCACACCACCCGCGCGCTCTGTCCCGCCTGCGCCGTGCCCCCGCGCCTGGTCAGTGCCGTCACCTGGCTGGGCTACGTCAACAGCGCGCTCAACCCACTCATCTACACCGCCTTCAACTCCGAGTTCCGGCGCGTCTTCCGCAGGACCCTGGGCCTGCGCTGCTGACCCCGGAGAGCTGTCGGCCGCCTGCCCCTTTGCTCTGGTAGGTGCCCCCAGCCCGCAGAGACCACCAAGCTGGCACTGCTCCTTCTTGGTAGGACagaggcctggggctggtcctgggggcccagggggagCCCCTCACCATTTGAACAGGTGCCGAGAGGTGGGGAGCCAGCCccagctccctgcaccccaccctgggGATGAGAGGCAGCTCTGGCCCCACCAGCCCAGTCCCAGTGTGGGTGTCGGGGACATGGCCTAGCACGAGGTGTGTGTGCCCAGTCCCCTGAGGagaccctctgcccccctccttgGAGGTCCTGGTGTGTGGGACGCTCTGTAGCATTCATGCTGAGCCCGATACTTAGAGGAGCCTCCTGGGGTGCAGGGACATGGCCTGCTGCTGACCCTGCGGGTGGCCCCAGGCTGGGCCATGAGCACTTGGGCGCCTCACCGGGGAGCCTCAGCAAGGCTAGCCTCAGACCCACTCAGAGGCTGAGGTTCTGGGGGCCACCGAGGCTTCATCACTGTGGAGGCCTGTGGGGTCTGTCCAACTCCTGTCCCGTCACTGTCCCCTCAGTGCTGTATGTGGGCAGAATCCCCAGCGCTGCCACCAGCTGGGCTTGGGAGCAGCCAGGACACCTCTGCTCACTGCATGGCACTGAACAGTCAGGACACTCGCCCCCCGGCACCCGGAGTGGCCAGGACACTCGTCCCCCGGCACCCAGAGTGGCCAGGACACTTGCCCCCTGGCACCCGGAGTGGCCAGGACACCTCCGCTCCCCCATGGCACTCCCTGCTCCATCCCACATGCAAGGGACTGGGCCAGGCCATGCCAACATCTGCAGGGGCCGGTCTAGTGACCAGGAGGCCTCTGCTGCCCCACTCGGCCCACGGCTCACCGGCCCGGCCCCACTTGTGTTCTACAGGAGGGGGGGCGGCAGAGGCCTCTGCAGAGCTGAGCCCCAGGGGCCAGGCCACCATGTCTGCCGCAAGCAGCAGGCTGAGAGGCAGTGCCCTGTGGGTCATTCGGGCACCAGGGTCGCTGGTCTGAATCCCAGAgcacctgagcacaggtggggacAGGATGAGAACCCCCTAAGCTGGCGTAGGAAAGCCCCGGATAGCTGCGGGCTGAGGCccggaggagggagggcaggcgggCCCGGCACAGGGCGTTTGGAGGCGCCCGCCTGTCACCCCAGGAGCAGACTGACTGAGGAGGGGCCAGCGTGACACCCCCGTGGGGCGGGGAAACTGGGCCTTTCCACATGCTGGAGGCGTTCAGCAGGCCCAGGTGCCCCGTAAGCCCCGGGGAGGCCCGAAGGAGGAGCAGGCACGCAGGGGACGGGTCCACACTTTATTGCGGGGACACATGTGGAGCACGTGGCTGGATGCCGGgcgcagcccctcccctgccgggGTGCGGCACCCTGAGAGTCTGTTGGTAACTTGGCCAGCAAGTTCTCCCTTTCTCAACTCCCCAAGTCCTCCCGGGGCACAGCCGCCACGCTTCACACGGGCACCTTCTCCATGACACCCTCAGTGACGTGGACGTCGTCCGCCTGCACAGCGACTGCCGTGGCCTGGCC
Protein-coding regions in this window:
- the DRD4 gene encoding D(4) dopamine receptor, with the protein product MVRAVPGPRPRALYSRAPHRSPDARGRPPQLSPRHGTGPRGAGRAGSRGRGPGTWGGASALGDGAAAALAGGVLLIGAVLAGNSLVCAGVAAARALQTPTNYFVLSLAAADLLLALLVLPLFVYSEVQGGVWLWSPRLCDALMAMDVLLCTASIFNLCAISVDRFVAVALPLRYSQRGGAARPLLLIGATWLLAAAVAAPVLCGLNDVRGRDPAVCRLEDRAYVVFSSVCSFFLPCPLMLLLYWATFRGLRRREVTRRTKLRGPAPRAPDCASPPPPARAERRAGIPGRERKAMRVLPVVVGAFLLCWTPFFVVHTTRALCPACAVPPRLVSAVTWLGYVNSALNPLIYTAFNSEFRRVFRRTLGLRC